Genomic DNA from Bacteroidota bacterium:
ATTCGGTTCGCGCCAATCTGCTATTACGCCTTTTGAGGTAAGTTTTTGAAAAAGCTCTTTCCCGTTTCCATGCGCAACGATTGAAAGCTGGCATCCCTGTGTGATCGATGAATTTACAGGTGTTATTATTTCAAGATGCTGTCCCTTGTCCTTCGTTCTGTTATTAATTTCTCCGATAACAAATGCCAGGTAATTGGTGAGTTTTGAGCTCTTGGCTGTCAACGCATTCATCCCTGCATTTTCGAAAATGTCAAGCGCTGCTTTGTGCGCGGCCATGGTTAATACGGGTACATTGCTTACCTGCCAGCCTTCCGCAGTTGGAATAGGGGTGAAGGTCTTCTCCATTTTAAAGCGCTTGTTTTTATCATGCCCCCACCAGCCGGCAAAGCGTGGTAAATTTGCCAGGTGGTGTCGTTGATGAATAAAAGCTCCGCCTACACTGCCCGGCCCGGAATTTAAATATTTGTATGAGCACCAGGCCGCAAAATCAATACCCCAGTCGTGGAGCGCTAATTTGATGTTCCCGATGGCATGCGCCAGGTCAAACCCGACCACTACTCCTGCACTATGGCCGGCTTCGGCAATAGATCTCATGTCAAATACCTGTCCGCTGAAATAATTCACACCTCCGATAAATACAAGTGCCAGTTCGTCTTTATGCATTTCAATGGCAGCTAAAATATCTTCATTACGAATGGTGTATTCGCCTTCTCTTGGAGCAACTTCTATAATGGCTTCATCAGGATCATACCCATGGTAACTTACCTGTGAAGCAATTAAATACTGATCGGATGGAAACGCTTTTGCTTCGCATAAAATTTTGTAGCGTGCAGCAGTTGGCCTGTAAAATGAAACAAACAGAAAATGAATATTGCTTGTCAGCTGATTCATTGCAACTACTTCTTCGGGTTTTGCTCCAACCAATTTTGCCAATGGTTTGGAAAGTAACTCATGGTAGGAATACCACGGATTTTTAGCTTCAAAATGTCCTTCAACACCAAACTTCGCCCAATCGTTTAACTCCTGCAGAATATATTTTTGTGTATTTTTTGGTTGTAATCCCAACGAATTACCGGTAAAATAGATCACATTTTTTCCTTTGTGTTTTGGAAATAAAAACTGGTTGCGGTACTTCTTTAGCGGATCTTTTGCATCAAGTTTTTTGGCGAACTGTAATGTATTTTCGTATTTCATGCTGATTAATATTTTTCTTCGTAAGAAAGATACGTTGGGTTGAGGCCCAAAGATATATATT
This window encodes:
- the kynU gene encoding kynureninase codes for the protein MKYENTLQFAKKLDAKDPLKKYRNQFLFPKHKGKNVIYFTGNSLGLQPKNTQKYILQELNDWAKFGVEGHFEAKNPWYSYHELLSKPLAKLVGAKPEEVVAMNQLTSNIHFLFVSFYRPTAARYKILCEAKAFPSDQYLIASQVSYHGYDPDEAIIEVAPREGEYTIRNEDILAAIEMHKDELALVFIGGVNYFSGQVFDMRSIAEAGHSAGVVVGFDLAHAIGNIKLALHDWGIDFAAWCSYKYLNSGPGSVGGAFIHQRHHLANLPRFAGWWGHDKNKRFKMEKTFTPIPTAEGWQVSNVPVLTMAAHKAALDIFENAGMNALTAKSSKLTNYLAFVIGEINNRTKDKGQHLEIITPVNSSITQGCQLSIVAHGNGKELFQKLTSKGVIADWREPNVIRIAPVPLYNSFEDVYRFGEILHQLLLK